In Phyllobacterium zundukense, one DNA window encodes the following:
- a CDS encoding DNA-3-methyladenine glycosylase I has product MQDDTPVKTGLITGEDGDTRCFWPGTLPEYVHYHDHEWGRPVTDDTRLFEKICLEGFQSGLSWLTILRKRQNFREAFDRFDYHRIARYGEKDVERLLGNAGIIRHRGKINSAINNAKRAIELVKETGSLAAYFWQFEPPSDERPKIVDYPTLIANPTSPTSIRLSNDLKKRGWSFVGPTTMYAHMQAMGLVNDHIEGCKCRQEIEKLRASFKRPK; this is encoded by the coding sequence ATGCAAGACGATACTCCGGTCAAGACTGGCCTGATTACCGGCGAGGACGGCGATACCCGCTGTTTCTGGCCGGGCACACTGCCGGAATACGTGCATTACCACGACCATGAGTGGGGCAGGCCGGTGACGGACGATACGCGGCTGTTCGAAAAGATCTGCCTCGAAGGCTTTCAATCGGGCCTGTCCTGGCTGACCATTCTGCGCAAGCGCCAGAATTTCCGCGAAGCCTTTGATCGCTTCGATTATCACCGTATCGCCCGTTATGGCGAGAAGGATGTGGAGCGGCTGCTCGGCAATGCAGGCATTATCCGCCACCGTGGCAAGATCAATTCCGCGATCAACAACGCCAAGCGCGCCATTGAACTCGTCAAGGAAACAGGCTCGCTCGCTGCTTATTTCTGGCAGTTTGAGCCACCGTCAGATGAGCGTCCCAAGATTGTCGACTATCCCACACTCATTGCAAACCCGACATCCCCAACTTCGATCCGCCTGTCCAATGACCTGAAGAAGCGCGGCTGGAGTTTTGTTGGTCCAACGACGATGTATGCGCATATGCAGGCGATGGGCCTCGTCAATGACCATATCGAAGGCTGCAAGTGCCGCCAGGAAATCGAAAAGCTGCGCGCGAGCTTCAAACGTCCCAAATGA
- a CDS encoding L,D-transpeptidase has product MKSAYLLLVSCLAVTFTSSAMASERYATRPPVVMSPDLSAPWVMQLRQRPVGTSANIRDRLVLSEPPARGTIKQRDRRIVRRESVANPAVREVSFQHPDTPAGDQPPKKRGMDPRFLPQSVAYDGPEKPGTIVIDTSQRFLYLVEAGGTAQRYGVGVGKEGFGWSGTNTISRKAEWPDWNPPASMIERERRKGHYIPAHMEGGVANPLGARALYLGSTLYRIHGTNAPWTIGHAVSSGCIRMRNEDVTDLYERVNVGTRVVVM; this is encoded by the coding sequence ATGAAATCTGCATATCTGCTTCTGGTATCATGCCTGGCCGTTACCTTTACCAGCAGCGCGATGGCCAGCGAGCGCTACGCAACAAGACCGCCGGTGGTCATGAGCCCGGATCTGTCGGCACCCTGGGTGATGCAATTGCGCCAAAGGCCAGTCGGAACGTCCGCGAATATTCGCGACCGCCTGGTCCTGAGCGAGCCGCCTGCGCGCGGCACGATCAAGCAGCGCGACCGCCGCATCGTGCGCAGGGAGTCCGTCGCAAATCCGGCTGTCCGGGAGGTGTCGTTCCAACACCCCGATACACCGGCGGGCGATCAGCCGCCGAAAAAGCGGGGCATGGATCCGAGATTCCTGCCGCAGTCCGTGGCTTATGATGGTCCGGAGAAGCCCGGAACCATCGTCATCGATACATCGCAACGTTTCCTGTACCTCGTCGAAGCGGGCGGTACGGCACAGCGCTATGGCGTCGGCGTCGGCAAGGAAGGCTTCGGCTGGTCCGGGACCAATACGATCAGCCGCAAGGCCGAGTGGCCTGACTGGAATCCACCTGCATCTATGATCGAGCGCGAGAGACGCAAGGGCCACTACATCCCGGCACATATGGAAGGCGGTGTCGCCAATCCTCTTGGTGCGCGCGCGCTCTATCTCGGTTCGACGCTGTATCGCATTCACGGCACCAATGCCCCATGGACAATTGGACATGCCGTATCCAGCGGCTGTATCCGCATGCGCAATGAAGACGTTACCGACCTTTATGAGCGGGTCAATGTCGGCACGAGAGTCGTCGTGATGTGA
- the glcF gene encoding glycolate oxidase subunit GlcF → MQTNFTPEQLLDPGVAESEKILRKCVHCGFCTATCPTYVTLGNELDSPRGRIYLIKDMLENGRAADEQIVRHVDRCLSCLACMTTCPSGVNYMHLVDNARAHIEKTYKRPVMNRLTRALLALVLPYPGRFRFALNAARLGRPFVPLFRSVSALKPVAAMLELAPKSVPAKSRFAEPGSHAPQITKKARVAILTGCAQPVLKPGINEATIRLLTRLGIEVVVPKGEGCCGSLVHHMGREDEALGDARRNVDVWTRELDAGGLDAIVVTASGCGTTIKDYGYMLRLDPNYKDKAARVSALAKDITEYLTTLDLPAPKQPAGLTVAYHSACSMQHGQKITRQPKDLLKAAGFIVKEPAEGHLCCGSAGTYNIMQAEIARTLRDRTVKNIEATGASLIATGNIGCITQIASGSKLPIVHTVELLDWVYGGPKPEGVPSPKPFLHAAE, encoded by the coding sequence GTGCAGACAAATTTCACCCCCGAGCAGTTGCTGGATCCCGGTGTCGCCGAGTCGGAAAAGATCCTGCGCAAATGCGTCCATTGCGGTTTCTGCACCGCCACTTGCCCGACCTATGTCACGCTTGGCAATGAACTCGACAGTCCGCGCGGGCGCATCTACCTGATCAAGGACATGCTGGAAAATGGTCGAGCGGCGGATGAGCAGATCGTCAGGCATGTTGATCGCTGCCTGTCCTGCCTCGCCTGCATGACGACCTGCCCCTCGGGCGTCAATTACATGCATCTGGTGGACAATGCCCGTGCTCACATTGAGAAGACCTACAAGCGCCCGGTGATGAACCGCCTCACGCGCGCTTTGCTGGCTCTTGTCCTGCCCTATCCCGGCCGTTTTCGCTTTGCACTCAACGCTGCAAGGCTTGGCCGTCCTTTCGTACCGCTGTTCAGATCCGTGTCGGCGTTGAAGCCGGTGGCTGCAATGCTCGAGCTTGCACCCAAGTCCGTTCCCGCGAAATCGCGCTTTGCCGAGCCCGGCTCGCATGCACCTCAGATAACGAAAAAGGCCAGGGTTGCAATTCTTACCGGCTGCGCCCAGCCGGTGCTGAAGCCTGGCATCAATGAAGCGACGATCCGGCTGTTGACACGGCTTGGCATCGAAGTGGTCGTGCCAAAGGGCGAGGGGTGCTGCGGCTCACTGGTGCATCATATGGGCCGTGAGGACGAAGCGCTCGGCGACGCCCGCCGCAATGTGGATGTCTGGACGCGCGAGCTTGATGCGGGCGGTCTCGACGCGATCGTGGTAACGGCGTCGGGTTGCGGCACGACGATCAAGGATTACGGCTACATGCTGCGGCTCGACCCGAACTACAAGGACAAGGCGGCGCGTGTTTCTGCGCTGGCCAAGGATATCACCGAATATCTGACGACACTCGACCTGCCTGCACCAAAGCAACCGGCAGGCTTGACTGTTGCCTATCACTCGGCCTGTTCGATGCAGCACGGACAGAAGATCACGCGCCAGCCCAAGGATTTGCTTAAAGCGGCAGGTTTCATCGTCAAGGAGCCAGCTGAAGGGCATCTGTGCTGCGGCTCGGCCGGCACCTACAATATCATGCAGGCAGAGATTGCCCGTACCCTGCGCGATCGGACGGTGAAGAACATCGAGGCAACGGGCGCGAGCCTCATCGCCACCGGCAATATTGGCTGCATCACCCAGATCGCCAGCGGTTCCAAACTGCCGATCGTGCACACGGTGGAACTGCTGGATTGGGTCTATGGCGGCCCGAAGCCGGAAGGCGTTCCTTCACCCAAACCATTCCTGCACGCGGCCGAATAA
- the glcE gene encoding glycolate oxidase subunit GlcE, with product MTIFTPQTEDEIVDAVQWALAEQAPVEVVGHGSKRDLGRPLQTEHTIALSNYSGVTLYEPEELVLSAKAGTPIAELEALLAANDQAFQFEPMDYGPLLGQPAGQGSFGGLLATNLCGPRRLKSGSARDHVLGVRVVSGRGELFKSGGRVVKNVTGYDLSKGMANSWGTLGIATEITFKVLPAPETETTLVIRGLADDEAARAMAIAMGSSGEVASAAHLPGNVAGRVIDGALSGEASTLLRLEGFAPSVADRATMLKGLLASAGTIDDISGESSRKLWREIRDVIPFADGTERPVWRVSMAPMEAYKLVASLRMGAAVDAFYDWQGGLVWLRMEGEPEAEAVRALIQKYGGGHATLVRAPITVRAALPVFEPQPAPLAALSKRLKQQFDPSGILNPGRMVAGV from the coding sequence GTGACCATTTTTACTCCGCAGACCGAAGATGAAATCGTGGATGCCGTACAGTGGGCGCTCGCCGAGCAGGCGCCTGTCGAAGTTGTTGGTCATGGTTCCAAGCGCGATCTCGGCCGGCCGCTGCAGACCGAGCATACCATCGCCTTGTCTAACTACTCGGGCGTGACACTCTATGAACCTGAAGAATTGGTCCTCAGCGCCAAGGCGGGTACGCCCATAGCCGAACTGGAAGCATTGCTCGCCGCCAATGACCAGGCATTCCAGTTCGAGCCGATGGATTATGGCCCACTCCTCGGACAGCCTGCAGGGCAGGGCAGTTTCGGCGGGCTGCTTGCCACCAACCTTTGCGGACCTCGCCGCCTGAAATCTGGCTCCGCCCGCGATCATGTGCTGGGTGTACGCGTCGTTTCGGGTCGGGGCGAACTGTTCAAATCCGGTGGCAGAGTCGTCAAGAACGTCACCGGCTATGATCTGTCGAAAGGCATGGCAAATTCCTGGGGTACGCTCGGCATCGCCACGGAAATAACCTTCAAGGTCCTGCCTGCTCCGGAAACCGAAACCACGCTTGTCATTCGTGGTCTTGCCGACGACGAAGCTGCCCGCGCCATGGCGATTGCCATGGGCTCAAGCGGCGAGGTGGCTTCTGCCGCGCATTTACCGGGCAATGTTGCCGGGCGTGTCATCGACGGTGCGCTGAGTGGCGAGGCCTCGACGCTGTTGCGTCTTGAAGGTTTCGCACCGTCCGTCGCTGATCGCGCGACAATGTTGAAAGGTCTTCTGGCATCCGCCGGGACGATTGACGATATTTCCGGCGAGAGCTCCCGCAAGCTCTGGCGGGAAATCCGCGATGTCATACCGTTTGCCGATGGCACGGAGCGTCCGGTCTGGCGGGTGTCGATGGCGCCGATGGAGGCCTACAAGCTTGTCGCTTCCTTGCGCATGGGTGCAGCAGTCGATGCCTTTTATGACTGGCAAGGCGGTCTTGTCTGGCTGCGCATGGAAGGCGAGCCGGAAGCGGAAGCAGTGCGAGCGCTGATCCAAAAATATGGCGGAGGTCATGCGACCCTGGTTCGAGCGCCGATAACCGTGCGTGCCGCGCTGCCTGTGTTCGAACCGCAGCCGGCGCCGCTTGCTGCCTTGTCGAAGCGCCTCAAACAGCAGTTCGATCCGAGCGGAATATTGAACCCGGGCCGCATGGTCGCAGGAGTATAG
- a CDS encoding FAD-linked oxidase C-terminal domain-containing protein, with translation MSGLLMPKADDATMSRRTSIVAALQAIVPGEGVVDATNEMRVFESDALTAYRQLPLVVVLPQTVRQVSLVLKYCHENNVKVVPRGSGTSLSGGALPLEDAVLLVMSRFNRILEIDYPNRVAVVQPGVTNLGITKAVEHEGFYYAPDPSSQIACSIGGNVAENSGGVHCLKYGLTANNVLGLEMVLITGEVVRLGGKHLDSEGYDLLGLMTGSEGLLGVVTEVTVRILQKPATARALMVGFPTSEEAGQCVADIIAAGIIPGGMEMMDRPAIHAAEDFVHAGYPLDVEALLIIELDGPVVEVDHLISMVEAIARNNGATTCVVSQSEEERMAFWAGRKAAFPAVGRISPDYLCMDGTIPRKELPKVLAGMRELSEKYGLRVANVFHAGDGNLHPLILYDANIPEELHKAEDFGADILRLCVKVGGVLTGEHGVGVEKRDLMPEMFNEIDLNQQIRVKCAFDDKHLLNPGKVFPQLHRCAELGRMHVHHGQVPFPDIPRF, from the coding sequence ATGTCCGGATTGCTGATGCCAAAGGCCGATGACGCAACCATGTCGCGCCGTACAAGCATCGTTGCCGCTCTGCAGGCGATTGTCCCGGGCGAAGGCGTTGTCGATGCAACCAATGAAATGCGCGTCTTTGAATCCGATGCCTTGACCGCTTATCGCCAGCTGCCTCTGGTCGTCGTCCTGCCGCAAACGGTGCGCCAAGTCTCACTTGTCCTCAAATATTGCCATGAAAACAATGTGAAGGTGGTTCCTCGCGGCTCGGGAACGTCGCTTTCGGGCGGGGCCTTGCCACTTGAAGACGCGGTCCTGCTGGTTATGTCGCGCTTCAACCGTATTCTGGAGATCGATTATCCGAACCGGGTTGCCGTGGTGCAGCCGGGCGTGACCAATCTCGGCATCACCAAGGCCGTCGAGCATGAAGGCTTTTACTATGCGCCCGATCCGTCGTCGCAGATCGCCTGCTCGATCGGCGGCAATGTCGCAGAAAATTCCGGCGGCGTGCATTGCCTGAAATATGGCCTCACCGCCAACAATGTACTGGGGCTCGAAATGGTGCTGATCACCGGTGAAGTGGTGCGGCTCGGCGGCAAGCATCTGGATTCGGAGGGCTATGATCTTCTCGGATTGATGACAGGTTCGGAAGGGCTGCTCGGCGTCGTCACCGAAGTCACCGTACGTATCCTGCAGAAGCCGGCGACGGCGCGCGCGCTGATGGTAGGTTTTCCGACGAGCGAGGAGGCAGGCCAGTGCGTCGCAGATATCATCGCGGCAGGTATCATTCCGGGTGGCATGGAAATGATGGACCGCCCTGCGATTCACGCGGCCGAGGATTTCGTTCATGCCGGTTATCCGCTTGATGTCGAAGCACTGCTGATCATCGAACTCGACGGCCCGGTGGTTGAAGTTGATCATTTGATCAGCATGGTCGAGGCTATAGCCCGGAACAATGGTGCGACGACCTGCGTGGTCTCGCAAAGCGAGGAGGAACGCATGGCGTTCTGGGCGGGCCGCAAGGCGGCCTTTCCCGCCGTCGGGCGTATCTCGCCGGATTATCTGTGCATGGACGGCACTATTCCGCGCAAGGAACTGCCGAAAGTGCTGGCAGGCATGCGCGAACTGTCGGAGAAATATGGTCTTCGCGTTGCCAATGTCTTTCATGCGGGCGACGGCAATCTGCATCCGCTCATACTCTACGACGCAAACATTCCGGAAGAGTTGCATAAGGCCGAGGATTTTGGCGCCGACATATTGCGCCTTTGCGTCAAGGTCGGCGGCGTATTGACGGGAGAACACGGCGTAGGCGTGGAAAAGCGCGACCTGATGCCGGAAATGTTCAACGAAATCGATCTCAACCAGCAGATCCGGGTCAAATGCGCTTTCGATGACAAGCATTTGCTCAATCCTGGCAAGGTCTTTCCGCAGTTGCACCGCTGTGCCGAGCTTGGCCGCATGCATGTGCATCACGGTCAGGTGCCGTTTCCTGACATACCGAGATTCTAG
- a CDS encoding LysR family transcriptional regulator, with translation MSEFNDMEIFARVVSAGSMSAAGRELGLSPAVVSKRLRRLEERLGTRLLQRTTRQIALTETGQGYYERVLAILSGVEEAEAFVSRRSEQAHGMLKVAVPTTFGRMHIAPHMEPFMRANPDLSVNLVLADEFVDIVGEGYDLAVRIAELSDSSLVARKLAPVERFLVAAPRYVAEHGTPKSFSDLENHICLAAHNGDPWRLVGPYGAVSWRPSGPLLTNSSEVVREAVLGGLGIALRSTWDIGPELAAGLLVRVLEDYAASRNIAIYAVYPSRQFLPAKVRLFIDYLAALYGPVAPWDRN, from the coding sequence ATGAGCGAGTTCAATGATATGGAAATTTTTGCGCGCGTGGTTTCTGCCGGAAGCATGTCGGCGGCAGGACGCGAGCTTGGCCTGTCTCCCGCTGTCGTTTCCAAACGGCTGCGCCGTCTGGAGGAGCGGCTAGGTACGCGGCTTCTGCAGCGAACGACGAGGCAGATTGCCCTGACGGAAACCGGCCAAGGCTATTATGAACGGGTGCTGGCGATCCTGTCAGGCGTCGAAGAAGCGGAAGCCTTCGTGTCGCGCCGTTCTGAACAGGCGCACGGGATGCTCAAGGTCGCTGTGCCGACCACTTTCGGACGTATGCATATCGCGCCGCATATGGAACCATTCATGCGAGCCAACCCGGACCTTTCGGTCAATCTCGTCCTCGCCGACGAATTCGTCGACATCGTTGGCGAGGGTTATGACCTTGCCGTCCGCATCGCCGAACTCTCCGACTCAAGCCTTGTCGCGCGCAAGCTGGCTCCGGTGGAGCGCTTTCTGGTTGCTGCACCACGCTATGTCGCAGAGCATGGGACGCCAAAGTCCTTTTCCGATCTCGAGAACCACATTTGCCTTGCTGCCCACAATGGCGATCCTTGGCGCCTCGTCGGGCCCTATGGCGCGGTGAGCTGGCGCCCATCGGGTCCGCTGCTCACGAACTCAAGCGAGGTGGTGCGTGAGGCTGTGCTCGGTGGCCTTGGAATTGCGCTGCGTTCGACCTGGGATATCGGGCCGGAACTTGCGGCTGGCCTTCTCGTGCGCGTCCTCGAAGATTATGCGGCCTCGCGCAACATCGCTATCTATGCCGTTTATCCCTCGCGGCAGTTTCTGCCAGCCAAGGTGCGGCTGTTCATCGATTACCTCGCCGCCCTATACGGACCGGTCGCGCCCTGGGATCGAAACTGA
- a CDS encoding DUF3422 family protein — MGFPAHAERAIALGEVHARPYPLVDTPRLLIQLAFMTEGGSTVDHAVLAELSRSIGIAPPARDARHHIMPWGNGTLRWERHTEFSTYLWEGPVPRNGSIAQHPFGHGFNPPGTVIDGVRLEIIKKDRNASALISEFDPASLCYSDVENGLASIVTDFRQDGDGMTRILILDNGLSPARAGALSQRVIEIETYRTLAMLGLPLAHSLSPRIRRIEDRLAGLTNEMRDSTSDSHKLLDELTSLAAELEADAASSLYRFAASRAYNGIVLERLAALQEEPVTGYETWGAFIQRRMAPAMRTCRSVSGRQESLSEKLSRAATLLRTSVDVELERQNRDLLSSMDKRAQLQLRLQRTVEGLSVAAISYYVVGLFYYLAKGAETYIPELHASVLTAIFVPIAILAMWYVVKAIRKSHAED, encoded by the coding sequence ATGGGATTTCCGGCACATGCGGAGCGCGCCATTGCGCTTGGCGAAGTGCATGCGCGGCCTTATCCTCTCGTCGACACACCCCGCCTGCTGATCCAGCTTGCCTTCATGACGGAAGGCGGCTCAACCGTCGATCACGCTGTCCTGGCCGAACTCAGCCGCAGTATCGGTATCGCGCCGCCGGCCCGCGATGCGCGTCACCACATCATGCCGTGGGGCAATGGCACGCTGCGCTGGGAGCGCCATACGGAGTTCTCCACCTATCTGTGGGAAGGTCCTGTGCCACGCAACGGCAGTATCGCCCAGCATCCTTTCGGCCATGGTTTCAACCCGCCCGGTACGGTGATTGACGGCGTGCGACTGGAAATCATCAAGAAGGACCGCAACGCTTCTGCTTTGATTTCGGAATTCGACCCGGCAAGCCTTTGCTACAGCGATGTCGAAAACGGCCTTGCCTCGATCGTCACCGATTTCCGGCAGGACGGCGATGGCATGACGCGGATACTCATTCTCGACAATGGCCTGTCGCCTGCCCGCGCGGGAGCGCTGTCACAGCGGGTCATCGAGATCGAGACCTATCGCACGCTGGCGATGCTGGGCCTGCCATTGGCGCATTCGCTTTCGCCGCGCATTCGGCGCATCGAGGACCGGCTCGCCGGTTTGACCAATGAAATGCGCGATTCGACGTCTGACAGCCACAAACTGCTCGATGAATTGACGTCGCTTGCGGCGGAACTGGAAGCCGACGCGGCGTCCAGTCTTTATCGTTTTGCCGCAAGTCGCGCCTATAACGGTATCGTGCTGGAGCGGCTGGCGGCGCTGCAGGAAGAGCCGGTTACCGGATATGAGACCTGGGGCGCCTTTATCCAGCGGCGCATGGCGCCGGCCATGCGTACCTGCCGATCGGTCAGCGGACGGCAGGAAAGCCTGTCCGAAAAGCTTTCCCGCGCAGCGACCTTGCTGCGCACATCGGTGGACGTTGAGCTTGAGCGCCAGAACCGTGACTTGCTCAGTTCAATGGACAAGCGTGCGCAATTGCAATTGCGCCTGCAGCGGACCGTCGAAGGGCTCTCGGTTGCAGCGATCTCCTATTACGTCGTCGGCCTTTTCTATTATCTCGCCAAGGGCGCGGAAACGTATATCCCCGAGCTACATGCCTCTGTGCTGACGGCGATCTTTGTTCCCATCGCGATTCTGGCCATGTGGTACGTCGTCAAGGCCATCCGCAAATCCCATGCAGAGGATTGA
- a CDS encoding FCD domain-containing protein, whose protein sequence is MSSTPIFARIQSTRTASDIVRQIETLILEGVLRVGDRLPGERDLSVQFDVSRPILRSALKTLEAKGLLTTRHGGGTFVADVIGEVFSKPMMELISSHRKAAADYLEYRREIESIAADYAAQRATEDDRLLLRRIMTAMEEAYETDDFKREAELDVELHNAIGECAHNIILLHTLRSCYRLLADDVFYNRTVIYGFPGARAKLLAQHRAIFDAIMASDPAGARTAVRQHIDFIEQAQREAARSNAWQDVSRLRRNQRESDIK, encoded by the coding sequence ATGAGCAGCACCCCCATCTTCGCCCGCATCCAGTCTACACGCACGGCCAGTGACATTGTCCGCCAGATCGAGACGCTGATTTTGGAAGGAGTCTTGCGGGTCGGTGACCGGCTCCCGGGTGAACGCGACCTTTCAGTACAGTTCGATGTATCGCGGCCTATCCTGCGCAGCGCGCTTAAAACACTGGAAGCCAAGGGCCTGCTCACGACGCGGCATGGCGGCGGAACGTTTGTCGCCGATGTCATTGGCGAGGTGTTTTCCAAGCCCATGATGGAACTCATCTCCAGCCACCGCAAGGCGGCCGCGGACTATCTCGAATATCGCCGCGAAATCGAAAGCATCGCCGCCGATTATGCGGCCCAGCGTGCCACCGAGGATGACCGGCTTTTGCTCCGCCGCATCATGACGGCCATGGAAGAAGCCTACGAGACAGACGACTTCAAGAGGGAAGCCGAACTCGATGTCGAGTTGCACAATGCCATTGGCGAGTGCGCGCACAACATCATCCTCCTGCATACGCTGCGCTCCTGCTATCGGCTACTGGCCGATGACGTGTTCTACAACCGTACGGTGATTTATGGATTTCCCGGTGCACGGGCGAAGCTGCTTGCACAACACCGGGCGATATTCGACGCGATCATGGCGTCGGACCCGGCAGGAGCACGCACGGCCGTCCGCCAGCACATCGATTTCATCGAGCAAGCGCAACGGGAAGCGGCGCGCAGCAACGCCTGGCAAGATGTCTCCCGCCTGCGGCGCAATCAGCGGGAGTCGGATATAAAATGA
- a CDS encoding metallophosphoesterase, producing the protein MKTVDFKHARGPDKLRVYAIGDVHGRLDLLQEMHRRIQAENEKSPPFDWVVVHLGDYIDRGLQSKGVLDLLVNLQKKTHRMLALAGNHDIGLLEFLDTGDAYGLFARNGGRQTALSYGININFNDPGSVYAGRKALADAIPPSHIQFLRGLRRSMVFGDFFFCHAGIRPGVDLDRQDPDDLIWIRWEFLENTHPHPKIIVHGHTPVSDVEVRANRVNLDTGAYASGRLSAIAIDAENKFFLEASV; encoded by the coding sequence ATGAAGACCGTTGATTTCAAGCACGCGCGCGGTCCGGACAAATTGCGTGTCTACGCCATCGGCGATGTGCATGGCCGGCTGGATCTGTTGCAGGAGATGCACCGGCGTATCCAGGCGGAGAATGAGAAATCACCGCCATTTGACTGGGTTGTCGTGCATCTTGGCGACTATATCGATCGAGGACTCCAATCCAAAGGTGTGCTCGATCTATTGGTGAATTTGCAGAAGAAGACGCACCGAATGCTGGCACTGGCCGGAAATCACGATATCGGTCTGCTGGAATTTCTCGACACAGGCGACGCTTATGGGCTTTTCGCACGCAATGGCGGACGACAGACTGCGCTCTCATACGGCATTAATATCAATTTTAACGATCCGGGCTCTGTCTATGCCGGACGGAAAGCGCTCGCCGACGCCATTCCTCCGTCTCACATCCAATTTCTGCGCGGCCTGCGACGTTCAATGGTCTTTGGTGATTTCTTCTTTTGTCACGCCGGCATCCGGCCGGGCGTCGACCTCGACCGGCAGGATCCCGACGATCTGATCTGGATCAGGTGGGAATTCCTGGAGAATACGCATCCGCACCCCAAAATCATCGTCCATGGCCATACGCCTGTCAGCGACGTGGAAGTCAGGGCAAACCGGGTCAATCTCGACACCGGCGCCTATGCCAGCGGCAGGCTCAGCGCGATTGCAATCGACGCGGAAAACAAATTTTTCCTGGAAGCAAGCGTATAG
- a CDS encoding type 1 glutamine amidotransferase — MRVLVVQNYQDTGLGQVGRALDEAGATIDLRQAYRGEVLPADDSDHDALVVLGGDQNALADDDYPYLPALARLIKRFGDSDKAVLGICLGSQLVARGYGAENLLGRPTEFGWHEVTRTAEAASDPVMSAVSHRFPIFHWHSDTFWLPEGALHLASSAMTANQAFRIGRAVYGIQFHFEADTGLVEEWTEVFHDQIARNQAEWLSNYKAHVERDGAAADSAGLALARAWVALI; from the coding sequence ATTATCAGGATACCGGGTTAGGACAGGTCGGCCGGGCACTGGATGAAGCGGGTGCTACAATTGATCTGCGTCAAGCCTATCGTGGCGAAGTTCTGCCCGCCGATGATTCGGATCATGATGCGCTGGTCGTGCTCGGTGGCGATCAGAACGCTCTTGCTGATGACGATTATCCCTACCTTCCCGCCTTGGCGCGGCTCATCAAGCGCTTCGGCGACTCCGACAAGGCTGTTCTCGGCATTTGTCTCGGCAGCCAGCTGGTCGCGCGCGGCTACGGTGCAGAGAACCTTCTCGGACGTCCGACCGAATTCGGTTGGCATGAAGTGACTCGCACAGCCGAGGCGGCGTCTGATCCAGTTATGTCTGCGGTTTCCCACCGATTCCCGATTTTCCACTGGCACAGCGATACGTTTTGGTTGCCAGAGGGCGCCCTACATCTTGCTTCAAGCGCAATGACGGCAAACCAGGCCTTTCGTATCGGCCGCGCCGTCTACGGCATCCAGTTTCACTTTGAGGCCGACACTGGACTTGTCGAGGAGTGGACGGAGGTTTTCCACGATCAGATTGCGCGAAATCAAGCCGAATGGCTGAGCAACTACAAAGCTCATGTTGAACGCGATGGGGCGGCAGCGGATAGCGCCGGTCTCGCGCTTGCACGCGCCTGGGTTGCGCTGATCTAG